A genomic region of Caloenas nicobarica isolate bCalNic1 chromosome 9, bCalNic1.hap1, whole genome shotgun sequence contains the following coding sequences:
- the TPPP3 gene encoding tubulin polymerization-promoting protein family member 3, whose protein sequence is MAGSAEMASLEESFRKFAIYGDTKATGQEMNGKNWAKLCKDCKVTDGKSVTSTDVDIVFSKVKGKTARVINYEEFKKALEELAPKRFKDKSKEEAYEAICQLVAGKEPINVGVTKAKTVGAVERLTDTSKYTGSHKERFDESGKGKGKSGRENIVDNSGYVSAYKNAGTYDAKVKK, encoded by the exons ATGGCTGGGAGCGCTGAGATGGCATCCCTGGAGGAGAGCTTCCGCAAATTCGCCATCTATGGTGACACCAAGGCTACGGGGCAAGAAATGAATGGGAAGAACTGGGCCAAGCTGTGCAAAGACTGCAAAGTCACTGATGGCAAAAGTGTCACCAGCACCGACGTGGATATTGTCTTCTCCAAGGTGAA AGGGAAGACAGCCCGTGTCATCAACTACGAGGAGTTCAAGAAGGCTCTGGAGGAGCTGGCCCCCAAGAGATTTAAGGATAAGAGCAAAGAGGAGGCGTATGAGGCTATCTGCCAGCTggtggcagggaaggagcccaTTAACGTGGGTGTCACG AAAGCCAAGACAGTGGGGGCCGTGGAGAGGCTGACGGACACCTCCAAGTACACGGGGTCCCACAAGGAGCGTTTTGATGAGAGCGGCAAGGGCAAGGGCAAGAGCGGGCGGGAGAACATCGTGGACAACAGCGGCTATGTCAGTGCCTACAAGAATGCAGGCACCTATGATGCCAAAGTGAAAAAGTAG
- the LOC135992190 gene encoding fibulin-7-like, protein MLLTLLPAWLALGILQSPLGSAQECLSQQQALGAVRQMQKLLVVQEAAHLRGTRRLRQQLSVLQSHLQRQATKRNETCPQPAVPLNGRMLGRNVRVGHDVHFVCNAGFRLVGSETRTCRHNRTWSGTQPFCRSIDDCSSNPCANGGTCVDGSQSYKCLCLPGWSGPSCQSPIYAYWVTLSNASFSRQPRCAEGRPGSRRCSCDAGFQIRAGGMCHDVDECQLFQSNSQTRICLYDCLNLPGSYRCLCPPGYLLHVDHNTCEDVDECAGKQHNCTQGDLCINTFGGHRCVRPKCPPPRHNTSYVKTSAFQCERNPCPMESRACRLAATSISFHYLPLQANGTVPRVLFKMSTTRFVGDSLRFAITGGRGQGVFAVQRSDRQTGELVLTSPVVGPATLEVELEMSEFSRKVLLGKHIFKVTAFVSPYEF, encoded by the exons ATGCTCCTCaccctgctgccagcctggctggcCCTGGGCATCCTGCAGTCGCCCCTCGGCAGCGCCCAG GAGTGCCTGAGCCAGCAGCAGGCTCTCGGGGCGGTGCGGCAGATGCAGAAGCTGCTGGTGGTGCAGGAGGCTGCCCACCTGCGAGGCACGCGGCGTCTCCGGCAGCAGCTGTCTGTCCTCCAGAGCCACCTCCAGAGACAGGCCACCAAACGCAACG AGACCTGTCCGCAGCCAGCGGTGCCCCTGAATGGACGGATGCTGGGCCGGAACGTGCGGGTGGGCCATGACGTTCACTTTGTCTGCAATGCCGGGTTCCGGCTGGTGGGCTCGGAGACACGCACCTGCCGGCACAACCGCACATGGAGTGGCACCCAGCCCTTCTGCAGAA GTATCGATGACTGCTCCAGCAACCCGTGTGCCAATGGTGGGACCTGTGTGGATGGCAGCCAGAGCTACAAGTGCCTCTGCCTCCCAGGCTGGTCGGGCCCCAGCTGCCAGAGCCCCATCTATGCCT ACTGGGTGACATTGAGCAATGCCTCCTTCAGCCGCCAGCCCCGCTGTGCCGAGGGCCGCCCGGGCTCCCGGCGCTGCAGCTGCGATGCTGGCTTCCAGATACGAGCTGGCGGCATGTGCCATG ATGTGGATGAGTGCCAGCTCTTTCAGTCCAACTCCCAGACCCGGATTTGCCTCTATGACTGTCTCAACCTCCCCGGCTCCTACCGCTGCCTCTGCCCCCCTGGATACCTGCTCCATGTCGACCACAACACCTGCGAGG ACGTGGACGAGTGCGCCGGGAAGCAGCACAACTGCACCCAGGGTGACCTCTGCATCAACACCTTTGGGGGCCACCGCTGTGTTCGCCCCAAGTGCCCCCCACCACGCCACAACACCAGCTATGTCAAGACCTCTGCCTT CCAGTGTGAGAGGAACCCCTGCCCCATGGAGAGCCGAGCCTGCCGCCTGGCCGCCACTTCCATATCCTTCCACTACTTGCCACTCCAGGCCAATGGCACTGTGCCCCGTGTCCTCTTCAAGATGTCCACCACCCGCTTTGTGGGTGACAGCCTGCGTTTTGCCATCACCGGTGGCCGGGGCCAGGGGGTCTTTGCCGTGCAGCGCTCCGACCGGCAGACAGGAGAGCTGGTGCTCACCAGCCCCGTGGTGGGGCCAGCCACACTCGAAGTGGAGCTGGAGATGAGCGAGTTCTCCCGCAAGGTCCTCCTGGGCAAGCACATCTTCAAGGTCACAGCCTTTGTGTCCCCGTATGAATTTTGA
- the ZDHHC1 gene encoding palmitoyltransferase ZDHHC1, which produces MNICNKPPNKTAPENLSEALPEVQVQRARRNGWSWPLHLFQITAWLLYLFFALVGFGILVPLLPRHWLPAGYICPGVCFIYHLVVHLTAVSIDPADANVREKNYLGPLATFNRNQHAHVIENHHCHVCDVDVSAKSKHCGTCNKCVCGFDHHCKWLNNCVGERNYWLFLNSVLSALLGLGLLLLVACYIFVEFFIDPGMLRSDQHFDALRNHTDRWFVFLPAAPVETQASGILVTAGIFIFLSLMTVILLGHLLTFHIYLMWNKLTTYEYILQHRPQQDAKEGDKQLESCPSQVRPSQEADFFSGNPGYTNPRMQVEEFSTVTSGKGFLKPYVHSDKADPEQSSSPDLPALQFVVPSQQQKKRRKKTHKGSSSATDSRSQTHAGPWLPFPDPQSEFPARAAASSSSHSLHLLVPAFPLRAAVPPSSISLIQAAGPPADYHSESAESMDEIPVAQTRLGSTALREPPKNSSSNSQDYLLSTDNPRGDREKNMYSGHKAKRKTCQQDRHVERDLELFSKIPAVFVSKSSGELHVSRPQASESTSEPHHRKCTKLQ; this is translated from the exons ATGAATATCTGCAATAAGCCTCCTAATAAGACAGCTCCAGAGAACTTGAGTGAAGCTCTTCCTGAGGTGCAGGTCCAACGTGCTCGAAGGAATGGCTGGAGCTGGCCTCTGCACCTTTTCCAGATCACTGCCTGGTTGCTGTACCTTTTCTTTGCGCTGGTTGGCTTTGGAATCCTGGTTCCTCTCCTGCCTCGCCACTGGCTGCCTGCTGGCTATATC TGTCCAGGAGTGTGTTTTATCTACCATTTAGTTGTTCATCTTACTGCAGTCTCCATTGATCCTGCGGATGCAAATGTGCGAGAAAAAAACTATCTAGGGCCTCTGGCCACCTTCAATCGTAATCAACATGCACATGTCATTGAAAACCATCATTGCCATGTCTGTGATGTTGATGT GAGTGCCAAGTCAAAGCACTGTGGCACTTGCAacaagtgtgtgtgtggctttgaTCACCACTGCAAATGGCTCAACAACTGTGTGGGAGAGAGGAATTACTG GCTCTTTTTGAATAGCGTGCTGTCTGCTCTTCTGGGCCTTGGGCTCCTGCTGCTCGTTGCTTGCTACATCTTTGTGGAGTTCTTCATTGACCCTGGGATGCTCCGCTCCGACCAGCACTTTGATG CTCTAAGAAACCACACAGACCGCTGGTTTGtgtttcttcctgctgctcctgttgAGACTCAGGCATCTGGCATTTTGGTCACAgctgggatttttatttttctgagccTAATGACCGTGATCTTGCTAGGCCACCTCCTGACCTTCCACATCTATCTTA tGTGGAACAAATTGACAACGTATGAGTACATCCTGCAGCATCGTCCCCAGCAAGATGCAAAAGAGGGAGACAAGCAACTGGAGTCTTGTCCCTCCCAAGTGAGACCCAGTCAG gaaGCAGACTTTTTTTCAGGTAACCCTGGCTATACAAACCCTCGTATGCAAGTAGAGGAGTTCTCAACAGTAACTTCAGGAAAAGG CTTTCTGAAGCCTTATGTCCACAGCGACAAAGCTGACCCCGAGCAGAGCTCTTCCCCTGACCTCCCAGCTCTTCAGTTTGTGGTCCCATCTCAG caacagaaaaaaagaagaaagaagacaCACAAAGGTTCTTCCTCAGCAACAGACAGCAGATCTCAAACACACGCTGGGCCTTGGCTGCCTTTCCCAGATCCCCAGTCAG AGTtcccagccagagctgctgcctcctcatcTTCCCACAGTCTTCACCTTTTAGTGCCAGCTTTTCCTCTGAGAGCTGCTGTGCCCCCCAGCAGCATCAGCCTCATCCAGGCAGCGGGACCCCCAGCTGACTATCACTCAGAGTCTGCCGAGTCCATGGATGAGATTCCTGTGGCCCAAACTCGCCTTGGGAGTACGGCCCTTCGTGAGCCTCCTAAGAATAGCTCAAGCAACTCCCAAGACTATCTCTTGTCCACAGACAATCCCAGAGGTGACAGAGAGAAGAATATGTATTCTGGGCAtaaggcaaaaaggaaaacctgCCAGCAGGACAGACATGTGGAACGAGACCTGGAACTTTTTTCAAAGATTCCTGCTGTATTTGTAAGTAAGAGCAGTGGAGAACTTCATGTCTCTCGGCCCCAGGCCAGTGAGAGCACATCCGAGCCACACCACAGAAAATGCACCAAACTCCAGTGA
- the LOC135992046 gene encoding LOW QUALITY PROTEIN: C-type lectin domain family 18 member A-like (The sequence of the model RefSeq protein was modified relative to this genomic sequence to represent the inferred CDS: substituted 1 base at 1 genomic stop codon) produces MELLVLLVCNLLAWRVGETRSDAPEKLSVLAPGVLSTKETFLVLSLHNKLRSKVQPPAANMQKLEWSEELSRLAGARAASCLESPAPPPAPQLGWSEALLPAGAGGFGAVLERWFAEGQRYDYRTGRCAWNATCRHYTQVGGAAWGYTEVHGSSGGVQSLGDRGXYGPLSQLVWATAGQLGCGRHLCTGGRTEAFACAYSPGGNWEVAGTPVLPYKQGPWCSLCTAGLSGCFKSWDHSGGLCEVPRNPCRMSCRNSGRLEMSSCQCVCPPGYTGRYCQVRCSGKCLHGKFRKEECSCLCDVGYGGAECGTKIQFPFHACDVRIDGDCFMVSPEADTYYGAKLKCQEKGAMLAQIRTQKVQDILAFYLSRLETGNRVTDTDFETGNFWIGLTYKTSKASFRWNVGEPSSFTSFAFGQPDNQGFGNCVEMQASTAFNWNDQRCKTRNRYICQFAQEHISLWQQDL; encoded by the exons ATGGAGCTCTTGGTGCTGCTGGTTTGCAACCTCCTGGCTTGGAGGGTGGGTGAGACAAGGTCGGATGCTCCAGAGAAGTTGTCTGTGCTGGCTCCAGGAG TTCTCAGCACAAAAGAGACCTTCCTGGTGCTCTCACTGCACAACAAGCTGAGGAGCAAAGTGCAGCCGCCTGCTGCCAACATGCAGAAGCTG GAGTGGAGCGAGGAGCTGAGCCGGCTGGCGGGGGCGCGGGCAGCCAGCTGCCTGGAgagccccgctccgccgccagccccgcagcTGGGCTGGAGCGAGGCCCTGTTGCCGGCGGGCGCTGGGGGCTTCGGGGCCGTGCTGGAGCGCTGGTTCGCCGAGGGCCAACGCTATGACTACAGGACAGGGCGCTGCGCTTGGAATGCCACCTGCCGCCATTACACCCAGGTGGGCGGGGCGGCATGGGGGTACACTGAGGTGCATGGGAGCTCAGGGGGGGTGCAGAgcctgggggacagggggtgatACGGCCCTCTTTCGCAGCTGGTGTGGGCCACAGCGGGGCAGCTGGGCTGCGGGCGGCACCTCTGCACGGGCGGCCGCACCGAGGCCTTCGCCTGCGCCTACTCCCCGGG AGGCAACTGGGAGGTGGCGGGGACGCCCGTCCTGCCCTACAAGCAGGGCCCCTGGTGCTCCCTCTGCACGGCCGGCCTCTCTGGCTGCTTCAAGTCCTGGGACCACAGTGGCGGGCTCTGTG AGGTGCCCAGGAACCCCTGTCGCATGAGCTGCAGGAACAGCGGACGCCTCGAGATGAGCAGCTGCCAGTGCGTCTGTCCCCCTGGCTACACGGGCAGGTACTGCCAAG TGAGGTGCAGCGGGAAGTGCCTCCACGGGAAGTTCAGGAAGGAGGAGTGCTCCTGCCTCTGCGATGTGGGCTACGGCGGCGCTGAGTGTGGCA caaagATTCAGTTCCCTTTCCATGCCTGCGATGTGCGGATAGACGGTGACTGCTTCATGGTGTCCCCTGAGGCTGACACCTACTATGGGGCCAAACTAAAGTGCCAG GAGAAAGGGGCGATGCTGGCCCAGATCAGAACACAGAAGGTTCAGGACATCCTGGCTTTCTACCTCAGCCGCTTGGAGACCGGTAacagggtgacagacactgatTTCGAGACTGGGAACTTCTGGATCG GTCTCACCTACAAGACGTCCAAAGCTTCCTTCCGCTGGAATGTAGGCGAGCCGTcctccttcaccagctttgcttTCGGGCAGCCGGACAACCAGGG GTTTGGGAACTGCGTGGAGATGCAGGCATCAACTGCCTTCAACTGGAACGATCAGCGCTGCAAGACCCGAAACCGGTACATCTGCCAGTTCG CCCAGGAGCACATCTCCCTGTGGCAACAGGACCTCtga